One Solanum lycopersicum chromosome 2, SLM_r2.1 genomic region harbors:
- the LOC101262381 gene encoding uncharacterized protein — protein MDIEANQLKKIKRYGMEYQRGFAALWRSLRDSGMHNFISSIFICSFQLPITLIVTVPEEHGNIHVAILFRCYRGILADIKKGSKLTIFC, from the exons ATGGATATAGAAGCCAACCAACTGAAGAAAATTAAAC GTTATGGTATGGAGTACCAGAGGGGCTTTGCAGCTTTGTGGCGTTCTTTGAGGGATTCAGGGATGCACAATTTCATTTCTAGTATATTCATCTGTTCATTCCAATTGCCTATAACTCTT ATTGTAACTGTACCCGAAGAGCACGGAAACATCCACGTGGCAATACTATTTAG GTGCTATCGTGGAATCTTAGCTGACATTAAGAAGGGAAGTAAACTCACTATATTCTGTTAA